GGGATTGGCGTGGAAGTGGGCGATTAGTTCGAGGGTCAGGCGGTAGGTGTTGGCCTCAGGGGCGCCGTGGGTGTTGCCGACAACGACCAGTTTGCGCGGGCCGGCGCCGAACTGCACGACCTCGATAGGGCGGCCCTGGGCGGAGTAGCCGAGCACGAAGCTGCGCGCATCGCTGGCCGCCGCGCGCGGGAGCGCGGCAGGCGAACCGGCGGCCAGCGCCAGCAAGGTGGCGAGGAGGCAGAGCAGGCAGGGCTTCATAGGCGGCAGGGGCGTGGGGAAAGCCAGGCGCCCCATGTTACGCCAATTCCTAATACGACAATCCAAAATCCAAAATCTAAAATCCAAAATAGTATCATCTCGTGGCGCGGAGTTTGGCCTCGATAAAATGGCGTTGTTCCAGGCGAATGGCGCTGGCGATACGGCTGATCATCGCGCTGGCCTCGCTCGAAATCGCGCCCTGGTCGGCGGCGGCAACGGCAAACAGCGCATCGAGGAAGCGGATACGCTCCTCGACGCTGGTGCCGTCAGCGAAGGCATTGGTGAGGACAAACGGGTCCAGGTGCTCCTTACTCTCGACGATGGCCGCCTCGGCGACCAGCACCGCCCGGTCGCGGCTGATGCCCCAGCCCTGCTGCAGAGCGGATATGATGCGCTCGCGCTCCTCCTCAGTGACCTGGTCATCAAGATGGGCCAGGCTGGCGAGAATGCCGCCGGCGAGGGCCAGGGCGCGCGCCTCGCCAGCAGGGATGCCCAGATCTTCTTCGGGGGCCTTGCCCAGGCGCACGCGCACGGCGTAGTATACCCGGTTGTTGAGAAACTCGTCCAGGTACTGCTCGCGGTTGGGGCCGGCGGGCTGAAGACCGAGGGCGCGGC
The nucleotide sequence above comes from Chloroflexaceae bacterium. Encoded proteins:
- a CDS encoding TerB family tellurite resistance protein, whose translation is MPKHLLAMALAKVVIAAAWADGHLAHDEVNSLKNLLAEMGQTVGSGEMALTMQDWAELDIYLYSPVEAEERQRLVAELAALMRGSRDRELALQALDRLFAADRVRHEAERQVAAEISAALERADPGPLATLGGFVRRALGLQPAGPNREQYLDEFLNNRVYYAVRVRLGKAPEEDLGIPAGEARALALAGGILASLAHLDDQVTEEERERIISALQQGWGISRDRAVLVAEAAIVESKEHLDPFVLTNAFADGTSVEERIRFLDALFAVAAADQGAISSEASAMISRIASAIRLEQRHFIEAKLRATR